Genomic DNA from uncultured Fibrobacter sp.:
ATGAACAACCACATCAAATACGGCTTTGAACGCACGGGCAGCTACAGGCACGCGCTACTGCTCTCTTACCGCGAAATCGGAAAGACCATGGGCATGACCACGTTCATCCTTTGCGCGATGTTCTTCGTGTTCATCTTCAGTCCCATGGGCGCGCTCCACAACGTGGGTCTGCTCTCCATCGTGGGCCTAGGCGCCGCACTCCTTGCAGACTACACGCTCACCACCGCCCTCGTGTACCTGGCAAAACCATATGGGAAATAATATTACTATTTTGTTACACGGTAAGCTAAAAATTTTATGCAAGTTTCTCGTGTCAACAAGTTTTTTGCCCGATTAGGGTATTTTCAAATCAGATTTCGCTGGCTGGTATTGTCGGCAACGATCATCGTGACGGTTTTGGCATGCCTCGGACTACCCCGGCTAAAAATGACGAGCAGTGAAGAGGAATGGTTCGACGACTGGGACAAGGTGAAAATAGACCAGGCCCACTTCAACGAAAAATTTGGGAGCGACGATGTCTACATGGTAATGGTGCGCGCCAATGACGTGTTCGCGCCAGAGGTATTGCAAGCGATTGACCGACTTTCGAACAGACTTGAAAATGAAATGCCTTACGCCGACCGAGTGGTTTCACTAACGCACAACCTGTCTATCCCGGTTGCAAATGAAGAAGGTTTCGAGGTTATCGATCCGTTCAAAGACGGCATTCCCGATGATCCGCAGGAACTGGAAGCGAAAAAGCGGCTCATTCTTTCGCGCGAATCACTCGTGAACAACATCGTCTCGGACGATACAAAAGAAACCTGGATTATTCTCTCGCTAAAATCTTACAAGGATGGAAACGATTTCGGCAAAGACAGTATCGCACCTTTCGCCCGCGAAATCATCTATTCCGACGAATTCAAGAGCGACAAATTCGAGATGCTCCCGACTGGCATGAGCTACATCGGAATGGAACAACATGAAGTCATCTCGCGGGAATGCGTTGTCCGCATCGGCATCGGATTCCTGGTAATGCTTACAACTCTTATTTTATTCGTGAGATCATTCCAGGGAGTGGTAGTACCCGCGATCGCGACAGTTGGTGGAATCGCCTCGGTACTCGGTATCAATGCATGGCTCGGCTTTATCGGCGATACAAGCACGGTCACGCTTCCAGTGCTGTTGGGCATGGCACTTTCGGTAGGCTACTCTATTCACTACATCAACTCGTTCCGAAAGCATTTCAGGAGCAAAGGAAACCGCCGTAGATCCGTCATTCGCGCCATCGAAGAAACTGGTTGGCCCATTTTCTTTTCGGTCATTACCACAGTTGCATCACTGATTTCGTTCCTGTTCGCAGGCATCCGTTCTATCCGGTGGATTGGCGGAATTTCAGCGGGCATTGTCATGATGGTCTTTTTATATGTAATCATCTTGATACCGATTTTTTCAAGTTTCGGGAAAAATGCCAAACCAGATCCGACGCTGGTGAAATCGGCTGGTGCCACCAAGGCCGACCTTCTCTTCGAATTCTTCGGGAAAAAAGTTTGTAGTTACAGCAGAATTGTCGCAGCCATTTCGGCCGCAATAATCTTGTTGCAAATTCCAGGCGCAATGAGCATGGACGTGAATTTGGATTACACCAAGACGATGGGGTTAAAAATTCCCTACGTGAAAAGGCTTACGGATATGCTCAGCGGCAAAATCGGGAGCCTCTACGACTTCAACGTGATGGTAGAATTTGAAAACGACGATGCGCTCAAGGATCCCGCCAATATGAAACGCATCGAACAACTCGAACAGAAACTCGGCACACTCCAGCTTACCAAAATTTCTGGCGACAAGCCACGCGTACAATCGGTGACGCGACTCATAAAAGAGATGAACCGCACGCTGAACGCCGATAGCATCGAATACTATAAAATCCCTGATGCAAAGGACATGCTCACGCAGCAACTATTTTTGTACGAGATTTCTGATCCGGCCACACTTTTCGAGCGTATGGACGAATATTACAAGACAACCTACATACATATAGAACTAGCAGGCTACGATGCAAATAAAATCATAGAGGATCTGGATTCGACTAAAAGCTACGGTGCACAGATTTTCCCTGACGCAAAGGTTTCTGTCGTAGGCGAAGTTGTGAACTACGCAGAAATGAACAACAAACTCGTCGGCGGATTATTGCGCTCGCTCGGAGGTTCGTTCGTGATTATCGCCATCATGATGATTCTTGCGTTCGGGAGCATCAAGGCGGGCCTTATCGGAATGATTCCAAACATTGCACCCGTGTTTCTGATTGGCGGCGTTATGGGCTATTCGGGCATACCGCTCGACATGGTGACGATGATTGTGATGCCAATGGTCCTAGGCATTGCCGTCGACGACACCATCCACATGAACAACCACATCAAATACGGCTTTGAACGCACGGGCAGCTACAGGCTCTCTATTTTGCTTTCTTACCGAGAAATCGGAAAGACCATGGGCACGACCACCTTCATCCTTTGCGCGATGTTCTTCGTATTCATCTTCAGTCCCATGGGAGCGTTCCACAATGTGGGCCGACTCTCCATCGTAGGCCTAAGTGCCGCACTCATTGCAGACTACACGCTCACCACCGCCCTCGTGTACCTCACAAAACCGTACGGGAAAGGTTAATACTATCTTTATGGCATGAACGAGTCAGTTATACAAATTGTCCAAGGTCTTGCCATTCCATTTTTAGGAACGGTTCTCGGAGCCGCCTGCGTCTTCTTTATGAAGAAGCAGATGGGACAAAACCTCAAGCGCGGACTCTTGTCATTTGCAGCGGGTGTCATGGTGGCGGCCTCCGTCTGGAGCCTGCTTCTGCCCGCCATCAGCGCCAGCGAATCCATGGGCAAACTCGCTTTCATCCCAGCGACGGTCGGATTCTGGGCAGGAATCCTTTTCCTGTTTATCTTGGATAAGATTACGCCGCACTTGCATCTGGGCAGCACGACCCCCGAAGGCCCCAAGGCAAAGCTCAAGCGCACGACCATGCTCACGCTTGCAGTGACCTTGCACAACCTGCCCGAGGGTATGGCCGTCGGCATCGTTTTCGCAGGCTGGCTTTCAGGGAATGTCGCCATCACGCTTTCGGGCGCATTTGCACTCGCAATAGGCATTGCCATCCAGAACTTTCCCGAAGGGGCCGTAGTTTCACTCCCGCTCCGTGCCGAAGGGGCATCTCGCAAGAAGGCTTTTGCTCTCGGTGCGCTTTCCGGAGCCGTAGAACCCATAGGTGCGTTAATTACGCTGCTTGCCGCCGAAGCTCTTTCGCCATTCATGCCCTACTTGCTTTCGCTTGCAGCAGGTGCCATGATTTATGTCGTAATCGAAGAAATGCTCCCCGAAGTCAGCGAAGGAGAGCATTTTGATGCAGGCACCATCCTTTTTGCCGTGGGTTTCACGCTCATGATGGTGCTCGACAGCGCTCTATAAAAAGAACAGCCACCCCGCTTTCGCAGGGTGGCCGAGCTGTTTTAGGATAAAAAGAGTTTAAACTAGTCTGCGATCGGTACGATGTAGTAAGCCGTTCCGGTGGTCACGTCCATTTCCTTGGAGACCTTGCCGCTAGCGATGTCGTAGCGGTAGATAGCGCCGCCCTTCTTGTCGGCATGGCCCAGGAGCACGCTCTTGCCGTCGGCATCCAGGTGAATAGACGGGGCAAACCACGGGATGGTCGGAGAAAGGTCCACTTTTTCGACAGTCTTCTTGTAAACATCGACAACCACAAACTGCCATTCGTAATTGTTGTAGTTGCTCGGGTCGGCAAAGCTGCCGAAGAATCCCATAAACTTGCCGTTACCCATGTAGGTGCCGCCCACCATCAGGTTGTTTTCGTTCGTTTTCTTGCCATCGTATTTGGCATCGTGCATGCGGAAAACCCAGTCCTTGTCAAAGTCGGTTTTACCCTTCTTGATGCGGATCCAGCCTTCCTTGTAACCTTCAACGTAGCAGTAAGAGGCATTGGAATAGAAGTAGATATCGCCCTTTTCATCGACAAAGGACATGGTGTTGTTCATGTCGTCCATGCCACCAACGGCTGCGACCTTGTCACTAAAAATGGCCTTTTCGACTTTGTCTGTCTTCACGTCGATAATCACCACGGAGGCGCGCGGGCCCGCGATGAATTTGTTGAAGTCAACGAACTGGCTCAAGGTTAGGAACATCTTGCCGTCGCGAATTACGGCGGAGCCCGGAACCGATGTCAAGGCACCGCTTTCTTCATCAATGTACTCGGAAAGATCGATGGTTGCCGTGGTCTTGAGCGTCGTGGGGTCAAGGGCGGTAATGGCGTCGCCCATGGACTGTTCCACGTACATCTTGTTTTCGTCAACGAACTTCATCATGATGGCGCGGGTGCCCTGGAACTTGGCCGTAGCAGAGGCCTTGGCTGGCATATTGCCGTCCTTGTCCAATTCGTAGCGCGAAAGGGTGCTGTTCATGGCATCATCAGTGGCGAGCACGTAAACGGAGCCGTTGAAGTACGCGACGCCACCTGCGTTCGGGGCTTCGATAAAGTCTTCGACAACCTTGGCCTGATCATCGGAAAGAGAGGCTGTTCCGACAAATTGAGAGGCGTCCATCATAAAGGAGAGCAGGTACTTGTCCCCCGAAGAAGAGCCGTTGTCATTAGCGGAACTGGAGCTGGAGTCGTCACCGCAGGCCGCGAGCATCAATGCGGAAGACATTGTCGCAGCAACGAGGCCCTTCGACAGGCTCAGGGACCTTGTATTATTTTTTTTGAAGAGGTTCATTTGGTTTCCTTTTTTGTTATAGTGTAAACTTGACTTTGGTTGCAAAGGCGCGGCCGGGCTTGGATTCACCATACTTGTCATACACCCGGACATCCATGAAGTTGCGAACTTCGAAATTCCAGGAGAGCGTGTTGGCGAGAATGGAGTATTCCACGCCTAAATCTTGGGTGAACGAGCTGGGAATGGTGCGGTCTTGCCTTTTGGAGACCTTCCAGGAGTAGTAATATTCATCGGTGTAGTTGGCAAGCCAGTAGAGCTTGAAAAAGTCATCTCGGTAAATCAGGTCGCCCACATGGAATTCTGCGCCGAAGTTCATGTAGAGCGTAGGAATATTCGGAACGGTCAGCCCCTTGGCGATTCCGTAGGCCAAATCCGCTTCGCGGCTTTCGGCTTCTTGCCTGGTGAGGTTGTAAGAAAGTGAAATGTATTCGTTCACATCGACTGCGGCGTCGATTTCAAAGCCAGTCGTCTTGGTGCCGACGCTGTTGTAATACGGGCGCGAAACCGATGCGTAGTTGTTCCAATAAATGCGGTCTTCCATGAGCATGTAGAACCAGTTGAATTCCAAATGCAATTTCAAGAGCAGCGGAATCTGCCGCATATCCAGTTCAGCACCTGCGG
This window encodes:
- a CDS encoding MMPL family transporter — its product is MTSSEEEWFDDWDKVKIDQAHFNEKFGSDDVYMVMVRANDVFAPEVLQAIDRLSNRLENEMPYADRVVSLTHNLSIPVANEEGFEVIDPFKDGIPDDPQELEAKKRLILSRESLVNNIVSDDTKETWIILSLKSYKDGNDFGKDSIAPFAREIIYSDEFKSDKFEMLPTGMSYIGMEQHEVISRECVVRIGIGFLVMLTTLILFVRSFQGVVVPAIATVGGIASVLGINAWLGFIGDTSTVTLPVLLGMALSVGYSIHYINSFRKHFRSKGNRRRSVIRAIEETGWPIFFSVITTVASLISFLFAGIRSIRWIGGISAGIVMMVFLYVIILIPIFSSFGKNAKPDPTLVKSAGATKADLLFEFFGKKVCSYSRIVAAISAAIILLQIPGAMSMDVNLDYTKTMGLKIPYVKRLTDMLSGKIGSLYDFNVMVEFENDDALKDPANMKRIEQLEQKLGTLQLTKISGDKPRVQSVTRLIKEMNRTLNADSIEYYKIPDAKDMLTQQLFLYEISDPATLFERMDEYYKTTYIHIELAGYDANKIIEDLDSTKSYGAQIFPDAKVSVVGEVVNYAEMNNKLVGGLLRSLGGSFVIIAIMMILAFGSIKAGLIGMIPNIAPVFLIGGVMGYSGIPLDMVTMIVMPMVLGIAVDDTIHMNNHIKYGFERTGSYRLSILLSYREIGKTMGTTTFILCAMFFVFIFSPMGAFHNVGRLSIVGLSAALIADYTLTTALVYLTKPYGKG
- a CDS encoding ZIP family metal transporter, with amino-acid sequence MNESVIQIVQGLAIPFLGTVLGAACVFFMKKQMGQNLKRGLLSFAAGVMVAASVWSLLLPAISASESMGKLAFIPATVGFWAGILFLFILDKITPHLHLGSTTPEGPKAKLKRTTMLTLAVTLHNLPEGMAVGIVFAGWLSGNVAITLSGAFALAIGIAIQNFPEGAVVSLPLRAEGASRKKAFALGALSGAVEPIGALITLLAAEALSPFMPYLLSLAAGAMIYVVIEEMLPEVSEGEHFDAGTILFAVGFTLMMVLDSAL